One window from the genome of Streptomyces sp. NBC_00287 encodes:
- a CDS encoding glycoside hydrolase family 32 protein: MRGMSRRALFAGSTAGAAAVLLPAAPPAAARTKSAATCASYRATYHFTVPDQWKNDPQRPVWIDGEYHYYYLYNPDYTTGGTTTGTAWRLATSTDLVSFTDRGIAVPKDTTPNGDVWSGSAVVDTDNTADFGAGAVIVLATMAPDEVTQAQYLYYSTDGGRTFRPHGTGPVLANPGVRDFRDPKVVRDEERGRWVMTLAENNKVGFYHSADLKSWTYVSGFVKDGIGVLECPDLFRITADDGTARWVLGVSANAKASGLPNTYAYWTGSFDGTTFTADASDPQWLDHGWDWYGAVTFEKRGGNGEVDAHTRYAIGWLNNWDYANTTPTIDSDGFNGTDSIVREVRLKRGSSGAYYLASRPVAALDSYVSRTVSLGDVEVNGTHELDYTGTAYELTCEIAWDQLTGAGVQLRRSPDGVRHIDAGIYGDYAFLNRRPTVNPDASGRWQESHSPFDRGAGRVRLRILVDRTSVEMFIDDGRYVHTSEVFPYLIDTGVALFSIDGTAVFRNTVIREFTV; encoded by the coding sequence ATGCGTGGGATGTCCAGGAGAGCGCTCTTCGCCGGATCCACGGCGGGCGCGGCAGCCGTCCTGCTGCCCGCCGCGCCCCCCGCCGCCGCGAGGACCAAGTCCGCCGCCACATGCGCCAGTTACCGCGCCACCTACCACTTCACGGTCCCCGACCAGTGGAAGAACGACCCGCAGCGACCGGTGTGGATCGACGGCGAGTACCACTACTACTACCTGTACAACCCGGACTACACGACCGGCGGCACGACCACGGGCACCGCCTGGCGCCTGGCCACCAGCACCGACCTCGTGTCCTTCACCGACCGCGGGATCGCCGTGCCGAAGGACACCACCCCCAACGGCGACGTCTGGTCCGGCTCGGCCGTCGTGGACACCGACAACACCGCCGACTTCGGCGCGGGCGCGGTCATCGTCCTGGCCACCATGGCGCCCGACGAGGTCACCCAGGCCCAGTACCTGTACTACTCCACCGACGGCGGACGCACCTTCCGCCCGCACGGCACCGGCCCGGTCCTCGCCAACCCCGGCGTGCGCGACTTCCGCGACCCCAAGGTCGTCCGGGACGAGGAACGCGGCCGCTGGGTGATGACCCTCGCCGAGAACAACAAGGTCGGCTTCTACCACTCCGCGGACCTGAAGTCCTGGACGTACGTCAGCGGCTTCGTCAAGGACGGCATCGGCGTCCTGGAGTGCCCCGACCTGTTCCGCATCACCGCCGACGACGGCACGGCGAGGTGGGTGCTGGGCGTGAGCGCCAACGCCAAGGCCTCCGGGCTGCCCAACACCTACGCGTACTGGACCGGCTCCTTCGACGGCACCACCTTCACCGCCGACGCGAGTGACCCGCAGTGGCTGGACCACGGCTGGGACTGGTACGGCGCCGTCACCTTCGAAAAGCGGGGCGGGAACGGTGAAGTGGACGCGCACACCCGCTACGCGATCGGCTGGCTGAACAACTGGGACTACGCCAACACCACGCCCACGATCGACTCCGACGGCTTCAACGGCACCGACTCGATCGTCCGCGAGGTCCGGCTGAAGCGCGGCTCCTCGGGTGCGTACTACCTGGCCTCGCGGCCGGTCGCCGCACTGGACTCGTACGTCTCGCGAACGGTGAGCCTGGGTGATGTGGAGGTCAACGGCACCCACGAACTGGACTACACGGGCACCGCCTACGAGCTGACCTGTGAGATCGCATGGGACCAACTCACCGGAGCGGGCGTCCAGTTGCGCCGCTCACCCGACGGAGTCCGGCACATCGACGCCGGGATTTACGGCGACTACGCCTTCCTCAACCGCCGCCCCACCGTCAACCCCGACGCCTCCGGCCGCTGGCAGGAGAGCCACAGCCCCTTCGACCGGGGAGCGGGCCGGGTTCGGCTGCGCATCCTGGTGGACCGTACCTCGGTGGAGATGTTCATCGACGACGGCCGGTACGTGCACACCTCGGAGGTCTTCCCGTACCTGATCGACACCGGGGTCGCGCTGTTCTCGATCGACGGTACGGCGGTCTTCCGGAACACGGTGATACGGGAGTTCACGGTGTGA
- a CDS encoding extracellular solute-binding protein, translated as MTDSHLTRRTLLRYGAYGAGAAALAGTAASWDRLTGADIPGRDDDSLVVATLGPAYGPEAIRTLTDGFKQLHPDIKLRINAVQAVDWSDFFAKILTQIAAGTAPDLVYVATEGVQLFAQRLGVALDKWVKRDAAELREYFADVHPSLVESMMYEGSLYQLPVEFNAADMYLNHQVLQRAGASFPAPDWTRDDFTALLRDMKKSSGSQFTPYFWTNRLWGGVVPWLFANGTNLLAESKAPGGAWLWDGFYPAAERQGRGGGFRWTTPQATDARVEEAYDYLASLIQEDLCTRPEGGNGQNLVGVFSTGRVGVTPAGGFWAGGLNLAGMKATDYDVQYFPRWRTQRMQFGAAGYALLRTSKRQEEAWEFIKYAARKDTLDRLFVTNQTTPARRSMLTAARYRETGPNHWQVFYDTLDKFPDTGPIPAPPQVAEVEQVLLKHTGTALASRRSVGPALRRMQSDLEKAMERDV; from the coding sequence ATGACCGACTCGCACCTCACCCGCCGCACCCTGTTGCGGTACGGCGCCTACGGCGCGGGAGCCGCCGCCCTGGCCGGCACCGCCGCCTCCTGGGACCGGCTCACCGGAGCCGACATTCCCGGCCGCGACGACGACTCACTCGTCGTCGCCACCCTCGGGCCCGCCTACGGCCCCGAGGCCATCCGCACGCTCACCGACGGCTTCAAGCAGCTCCACCCCGACATCAAGCTGCGGATCAACGCGGTGCAGGCCGTCGACTGGTCGGACTTCTTCGCCAAGATCCTCACCCAGATCGCCGCGGGCACCGCTCCCGACCTGGTCTACGTCGCCACGGAGGGCGTCCAGCTCTTCGCCCAGCGCCTCGGGGTGGCCCTGGACAAGTGGGTGAAGCGGGACGCGGCCGAGCTGCGCGAGTACTTCGCCGACGTCCACCCCTCGCTGGTGGAGTCGATGATGTACGAGGGGAGCCTGTACCAGCTGCCGGTCGAGTTCAACGCGGCCGACATGTACCTCAACCACCAGGTCCTCCAGCGCGCGGGCGCGAGCTTCCCGGCCCCCGACTGGACCCGCGACGACTTCACCGCGCTGCTGCGGGACATGAAGAAGTCCAGCGGTTCGCAGTTCACGCCGTACTTCTGGACCAACCGGCTGTGGGGCGGTGTCGTCCCCTGGCTGTTCGCCAATGGCACCAATCTCCTCGCCGAGTCCAAGGCACCGGGCGGCGCCTGGCTGTGGGACGGCTTCTACCCGGCCGCCGAACGGCAGGGCCGCGGGGGCGGCTTCCGCTGGACGACCCCGCAGGCCACCGACGCCCGCGTGGAGGAGGCATACGACTATCTCGCCTCCCTCATCCAGGAGGACCTGTGCACCCGCCCCGAGGGCGGCAACGGCCAGAACCTCGTCGGCGTGTTCTCGACCGGCCGGGTCGGCGTGACCCCCGCGGGCGGCTTCTGGGCGGGCGGTCTGAACCTGGCCGGCATGAAGGCCACCGACTACGACGTCCAGTACTTCCCGCGCTGGCGCACCCAGCGCATGCAGTTCGGCGCCGCCGGCTACGCCCTGCTGCGCACCTCGAAGCGCCAGGAAGAAGCCTGGGAGTTCATCAAGTACGCCGCCCGCAAGGACACCCTGGACCGGCTCTTCGTGACCAACCAGACCACCCCGGCACGCCGTTCGATGCTGACCGCCGCCCGCTACCGGGAGACCGGCCCGAACCACTGGCAGGTCTTCTACGACACCCTCGACAAGTTCCCGGACACCGGGCCGATCCCCGCGCCGCCCCAGGTCGCCGAGGTGGAGCAGGTGCTGCTCAAGCACACCGGCACGGCCCTGGCCTCCCGGCGCTCGGTGGGACCCGCGCTGCGCCGGATGCAG